The segment TCGCGGCCAAGATCCTGCGCGATTCGGGGCTGGAGGTCTCCCCCTCGCAGGTGATCGTCACCAACGGCGGTAAGCAGGGCGTGTACCAGGCGTTCCAGACCGTGGTGAACCCCGGCGACGAGGTACTCCTGCCCGCGCCGTACTGGACGACGTACCCCGAGGCGATCCGTCTGGCCGACGGCGTGCCCGTCGAGGTCTTCGCCGGCGCCGACCAGGACTACAAGGTCACGGTCGAGCAGCTCGAAGCCGCGCGCACCGAACGCACGACGGTGCTCGTGTTCGTCTCGCCCTCCAACCCCACCGGCGCCGTCTACACCGCCGAGGAGACGAGGGCGATCGGCGAGTGGGCCGTGGAGCACGGCATCTGGATCATCTCCGACGAGATCTACCAGAACCTCACCTACGAGGGGGCCACGGCCACCTCCATCGTCGAGGCTGTGCCCGAGGCCGCGAACCAGACCCTGCTGGTCAACGGCGTCGCCAAGACCTACGCGATGACCGGCTGGCGCGTGGGCTGGATGGTGGGACCTGCGGATGCGATCACGCTCGCGGGCAACCTGCAGTCGCACCTGAGCAGCAACGTCAACAACATCGCGCAGCGCGCCGCCGCCGCCGCCCTCAACGGCCCGCAGACCGAGGCGGAGCAGTTCCGTGAGGCGTTCGATCGCCGCCGGCGACTGATCGTGTCGGAGCTGTCGAAGATCGACGGGCTGGTCGTGCCGAATCCGCACGGGGCGTTCTACGCGTACCCGGATGTGCGCGGTCTGCTCAACCGCGAGTGGCGGGGCGTGACGCCCACGACGTCGCTCGAGCTGGCCGACCTCATCCTCGACGAGGCCGAGGTCGCGGTCGTCCCCGGCGAGGCGTTCGGCCCGTCCGGCTACCTGCGCCTGTCGTACGCCCTCGGCGACGACGCCCTGCTCGAAGGCGTCCGGCGCCTCCAGCAGCTCTTCTCCTGACGGCGGAGGCGGCGGCTGCGGGATCGGCGGCCCGGGATCGGCGGCCCGGACTCCGCGCGGCTACAGGTCGACGCCGACGAGCACGGGTTCGGGCTGCAGCAGCAGACCGAACTCGGCGTGCACGCGGCTCTGGATGAACCGGGCGAGCTCGGCGATCTCGCCCGCGGTCGCACCGCCCCGGTTCGTGAGAGCGAGTGCATGCTTCGTCGACACGCCCGCCCGCGACTGCGGCAGTGTGAACCCGCGGCGGATGCCGGCGTTCTCGATGAGCCAGGCCGCGCTCACCTTGACGTCGGAGCTCTCCTGTCGCGGCGGCGGCACCTGCCCGTCGTAGACCTCGAGCGGGATGACGGTCACGGCGTCGAGGTCGGGGGCCACGGGCCAGCGCGGGCACTGCGCGGGCAGAGCCCTGGCCACCGACTCCGAGACGATCGCGTTCTGGAAGAACGACCCGGCGCTGCGCGTATCGGGATCGGCGGCGTCGAGGACCATGCCCTTCGCCGCACGCGTGGCCAGGATGCGTTCGCGCACCCAGTCCAGCGGCACGGGGCCGTCGTGATCGAGCTCGAGCGCGCGGCGCAGCTGCTCGCCGCGCACGATGCGGCCCTGCTCGCCGACCTCGGCGAGATCCAGCGTCACCGAGAGGATCACGGCACGACGCTGCGGCACCGACCCGTAATGGTGCTTGAGCACCGAGGTGCGGAAGCCCAGCCCGAGCTCGGCGGCCGGAACGGTCGTGACCTCGCCGGTGGACTCATCCACGAGCTCGACCTCGACAAGGGTCTCTTGGATCTCCTGCCCGTATGCTCCGACGTTCTGCACGGGCGCCGCACCGACCGTGCCGGGGATACCCGACATCGCCTCGATGCCCGCCAACCCTTCGGCCACGGTGTAGGCGACCAGCGCATCCCAGTCGTGCCCGGCCTGCACCCGTACCCGGACTCTGCCGGGATGCGGGGAGGGGAGGCGCTCGATGCCCGAGGTGCGGATGCGGATGACCGTGCCCTCGAAGGTCAGATCGCCCGCGAAGAGGTTGGACCCGCCGCCGAGCACGAACCAGTCCTCGCCCGCGGCCCAGACCTCGCGCAGGGCGGCGACGAGCTCGTCGCCCGTGGCCGCGTCAACCATCCGCTCGGGAGCAGCGCCGGTCTGCAGCGTGGTCAGCTCGGCGAGCCGGATCGGAGGGATCTCCGACATGTCAGATGCTGTCCGCGGCGACGCGCAGCTGCGCCTTGACGAGCACCGTCGTCTCGCCGTGCTTCACGGTCAGGTCGAATCTGACAGCCTCGTCGTCGACGGCGCCAACGGTCGCGGTGATCGCCAGCTCCGCGCCGTCGACCGGGTCGACGACCACGGGCCGGGCAAAGCGCACGCCGTAGTCGAGCACCCGCGCCGTGGCGGGCAGGGCCGCGGTGATCACGGAGGCGCCGATCCCCATCGTGAGCATCCCGTGCGCCAGCACTCCCGGAAGACCGACGGACGCGGCGACGTCGTCGCGGTAGTGGATCGGGTTGAAGTCGCCGGAGGCCCCGGCGTATCGCACGAGTGATTCGCGCGTCACGTGCACGGTGCGTTCGGCGACGACGGCGCCCTTCTCGTACGCGCTCATGCGTCGTCCTCTCCGATGAGCAATACGGAGGTGGCCGTGACGACCGGTGCTCCCGATGCGTCGACGATCGCGGCTTCGCTGGTCACGCGCGATGCTGCCCCCATTGCGCGGATGCCGGTGACCCGCAACGTCGCGGTGAGCTCGTCGCCAGCGACGATCGGGCGGGTGTAGTCGAAGCCCTGCTCTGCGTGGATGGTGCGCGAGAGCACGATGCCCGCATCGGGGTCGCCCAGCAGCTGCTGCAGAGTGAGGTCCTGGATGACCATGGCGAAGGTGGGTGGCGCGACGACGTCGGCGAAGCCGAGCGCCTGGGCCGCGGCGACATCGTGGTGCTGAGCCGCGTCGGCGAAGACGGCCCGGGCGAACTCGCGCACCTTCTCCCGTCCGACGAGGTAGGGGGAGGTCGGCGCGAACACGCGGTCGACGAGATCGGGGTTCACAGGCACGCCTTCGATCCTACCGATGATGGCCCCGCCGACGATGCCCTAGCGGCGACCGCGGATCGCCTTGAACGCCATCTGCACACCGATGACGACCAGGTACGCGGCGAAGAGCATGTTCCCGACGAACGGATCCACGAACCCCGCGAGCCATGCGCCGAGCGCCGTCGTCGTGCACGCGGAGAGTCCGATGATTGCTGCGGCGACGAGGTCGACGTTGCGATGACGCAGGTTTCCGATCGTGCCCGACACGGCGGTGGGGATCATCATCAGCAGAGAGGTGCCTTTGGCCACGAGGTCGCTCGTGCCGAACAGCAGCACGAGCGCGGGCACGACGACCACGCCGCCGCCGACGCCGATGAGCCCGGCGAGCACACCCGTGCACAGGCCGAGAACCACCAGCATGGGCCCGGTGACCCAGGTGAGGTGCAGCTCGGAATCACGCGAGGGGATCACGAGGAACAAGCCCACGATCACCACGACGAGGAAGGCAACGAAGAACCATCGCAAGGCCGTCTGCGAGACCCGGGGCAGCAGGCGTGTGCCGATCTGGGCGCCCACGACGGATCCGGCGGCGAGGATGAGGGCGGGGATCCAGGCGACCGAGCCCGACAGCGCGTAGGAGATGACGCCGACGCTCGCCGTCGGCACGATGGCCGCGAGCGATGTTCCTGCCGCGAGGCGCTGATCGAAGTTCAGCAGGAGCACGAGGAGGGGCACGATGACCGTGCCGCCGCCGACGCCGAAGAGTCCGGAGAGAAGGCCGGCGGCGAGGCCGATGCCGACGAACGAGAAGGTGGCGCGCGGTCCGCGCATCCGTTCGACGACGTCTCCCACGGCATTCTCCCCTCGTCGCGCTCGGTCGATGCGCAACGAGAATCCACATTAGTCCTCCCCGGGCCCGGTCCCGCCGCCGGCGGAGCACGGGGCCCGGGGAGGATCAGTTCGCGCTATTACGCGGAGCAGATCACTCTGTGCGCATCACGCAGAGGCGATCTTCTTCGCATCGTCGGCGTTGAGCGCGCGGAACGCGATGGCCGCCACGATCGCACCCACTACGGGGGCGACGATGTACAGCCACAGCGCGCTCCAGTCGAACTGACCGCTGATCGACAGACCCAGGGCCACGGCGGGGTTGAATCCGCCGCCCGAGATCGAGCCGACCGCGACGGCGCCGACGAACACGGTGCCACCGATGGCGAGGCCGTAGAACGAGTTGCCCGCGGTGTCCTTCGACGTGGCGGTGTTGAGCACGACCCAGACCAGCGCGAGAGTGAACAGCGCCTCAGCGAGGAAGGCCGGGCCCACCTCGATCTTGGTCGCCTCGGTGGCCGCGGGCCAGAAGGCGAAGCTGACGAGGGCCGCGAGAGCGCCACCGACGAACTGCGCCACGATGTACGCGATCAGGTCGGCCACGCTGAGACCGCCGCGCAGGAACACGCCGACCGAGACGGCGGGGTTCAGGTGCGCACCGGAGATGTGACCCGTCGCGAACACGAGCACGGCCAGGGCGAGGCCGATCGCGAGGGGGGTGAGGGGGCTGCCGCTGTTGACGGCGCCGATGATGCTGAGAACGAAGAGGAACGTGGCGAGCGCTTCAGCGACTGCCTTCCGTACCGTACCCGTCATTGGTATTGCCTTTCTCGTCTTCGAACCGCCGCGCAGGCGCGCGACATGACCGGGCACCTGCGCGCGGCAAACTGAGGATATCGGAGTTGCACCCGCTGCATCGTTGATCGGGCAGAAGTGTGGAGAAGCGTGTCGGGAACGCCTGATCAGGCCTCGACCGGGTTGTCGGGGTCTGCGCTGTACTGCGACCAGGATCCGACGTAGAGCGGGGCTTCGATGCCGATCGTCGCGAGGGCGAAGACCGTGCCGGCCGCGGCAACTCCGCCGCCGCAGTAGGCGCCGACCGGAGTGTCCCGCGAGACGCCGAGTTCGCCGGCCCAGTCCTCCAGCTCCGAGGCCGCTCGCAGCCGGCCGTCGACGAACAGCTCCTCGCCGGGGGCACTCACCGCGCCGGGTATATGCCCCTTGGCGTGCGCGGATGCGGGACGCGCATCCAGCAGCACGCCTGTGTGGCCGATCTCGGCAGTGTCGGTCGCGTCGATCGCGCGTGGGACCGGGGCGATGCCGACCGTGTCAGCGGACTCCGAGGTGGCAACGTTCTCGCCGCGCGCGCTCTCTGCTGACTGGCGGACCCGCCATGCGTCGGCCCCGCCGTCGAGCAGGCGCACATCGTGCACGCCCGCGTCGCGCAGCACGAACCAGGCGCGCGCCGCGGCCTTCGCGTCTTCGGGCGTGGCTGCGTATACGACCACGGGGGTGTCGATCTCGATCTCGGCATCGGCGAGGGTCGCGGCCAGCCGTGCCGAGTCGGGCAGCGGGAACACCCCGTGCTCACGGCTGCGCGGGCCCGCGAGCACCCCGTTGTCGAGGCTCGCGCGCAGGGCGCCCTCGACGGTCGTCGTCCAGATCCGCTCCGGGGCGGTGAAGCGCGCCTCGACGAAGCGCGCACCAGCGGGGATCGGGTCATCCGCACCGATCAACAGAGAGCGGCGGGCATCGACGATCGTGTTCTCGGTCATGCAGAGAGGGTACGACGCGGATGCCGCCATCGCGCATCGCGATGACTCACAACGTCAAGAGGCGTTCGCCGCGGATGCTTCGGCGGGTGTGCGACGCGGCGCACGGAGCACGGTGCGCCAGAGGTTGACGAGCATCGCGATGAAGGTCGCCGTCCACACGGCGAGGGCCACCCAACTCTCCACGTAGCCGATGGCGTGCACGATCGGCAGCCGATCGACTTCGCCGAGGAACTGCGAGCCGACGCCGTACATGCCGAGGGGGAAGACGATGCTCCACAGCGTCGCCTCGTAGCGGAACGGGATGCGGTGGCGCACGTGACGCCACCAGCCGGCCATGACCAGCGGCGGGATGAGCCAGGTGCCGAACGCCCAGAAGAACACAGCGGCGCCGGCGATGAGGCCGCGGGTCGCATCCGCCATCGGCGCATCCGCCATCTCGACGATGCGCGCGCCGGCAACGACGGTGATGGCGGTCGCGCCCATCGCGACCCAGTACGGCGGGGTCAGGTCTTCGGGCCGGAAGGGCACCGTGAGCATCCGCACGCCGACGAAGACGCCGACGGCGCAGTACAAGAACGTGCCGACGGACCAGGAGAACACCGCGAGCAGCGCGAGCGCGAAGCGCCACGGCGCGAAGTCCTCGACAGCCTCGAGGGTGGCGGCGAGCACGGCGATCGACTGGCTCGCGACCGACCAGATGAACCAGGTGCCGTTGGCCGTGGTGATCGGCTGCACGCGACGCTCGCCCAGCACGGCCGTCCACGGCACGGTGTAGCCGAAGACGAGCCAGGCGATCGCGGCGACAGCGAGCAGGGCGACGGCGACGCCGTGCAGGTCGCTGTCTTGGCTGATCCTGCTGCCGAGCACGCAGGTGGCGGCGACGAATGTGAAGAACCCGAACGCCCGGGCAGGGTCGGCGAGGTCGTCGGCGATGCGGTGCCGGTGGCGCAGGATGCGGATGACGTTGAGCACGATGAGCACGAGGTAGGCGACGCTCGCGATCACAGCGAGCGCGATCGACAGCGCCACCCATCCGTTGGTGCGCATGGCGATCGAGACGATGCCGGTGGCCATGACCAGGGCGAAATAGCCGGGCGTGAGCCCTGCGATAGCCGCATCGACGCGGCCGGCCAGTGTGCCGGGCACGGCTTCGGGAGTCGTCGATGCGATGGCCACGATCTCAGGGTAGCGGCGGGTCTGCGATGCGCGCGGGCAGCGCTGTCAGACGAACATCACGCGGCGCGGGGCCGGGTCGGCGTAGGCGCGGCCGTGCGGGCTGATCCACCGGATGCTTCCGTCGGGGAGTCTGCCCGCCGTCCATCGTGCGGGCGGCGGGATATCGGGATGTTTGAGCACGTGATGCCCGTGGCAGAAGTGACTCAGGTTATCGAGGCTGGTCGGCCCGCCCTTGGCGTGATCGTGATTGTGATCGATCTCGCATCTTGCGGCGGGCATCCGGCATCCGGGGAAACGGCAGTGCTGATCCCTCGCTCTGAGGTGCCGTTTCATCGCTGCGTTGGGCGAGTACGTGTCGGTGTGGGTGATGGTGCCCTGCTGATCGATGAAGAGCCTCGTCCACCCCGTGTCCATCCCGGCGATTGCCCGGGCGATATCAGGGTGCAGCGGGCCGTGCCCGTCGAGCTCTGCCATGCGGTCGTCGAGGCCAGCGAGCGTCGTCGCCGCCACCGTCACCTGCACCCGGCCCTGGATGCTTCCGAGTCCATTGCCGAGCGCGGCGCTCGGTACCGCGGCGAGCAGGAGGTCGGTGAGCAGATCGGCCCGGATCTGGTCGAGTGTGCGCGGGGCGACGACATCCTCGATCGGCTCGCCCGCTTCCTCGATCGGCTCGCCCGCTTCAAGGAACGCGTCGGGACCCGGCCCTGGATCGTCGGCGCTGTCGGTATGCGCGATCTGCCGTGCCATCTCAGAGAGCCGGTCGCGGATCGCGATGGCCGCGTATTCGGGAAGGACAGCGGTGAGGAGCGCGAGCCCATCGTCGAGCGAGCGGACGGTGACCGTGCGTTCGGCCGCCGCTTCGGCGTGACGCTCGTGGACGGCGTCCGGGACGAGGGCCGTCGCGATCTGGCGTGCACGGGCGCGGGTTCGCGATGGCGATTCCTGCTCGGCGACGGCCAGCGCCGCGGCTTCGTACAGTCCGACGGATTCGGCGGCGGCGACTCCTTCGCGTACAGCATCCCGCACGACCTCTCCCTCACGAAGCACTTCGCGCGCATGCGCAAGGCTGATCCTGCCTTCGTGGAGCGCGGCGCGGACGGCGGGGAACACGGTGCGCAGGCTCTCGCTCTCCGCGAACGCGATGTCGACCGATCCGCGGGCCATACGCGCTTCCGCGGAGTACTCGGCGATCATCGATCGACGGAGGGCATCGCGATGCAGCGGGAACTGACGGACATCGGCCTCGAAAAGATCCCCACGCGCGGCGAGGAGGTCGGCCGCTTCACCCTCCAGCCGAGCGATCTGCCGCCGGACCTCGACCCACCGATCCAGCAGCACGAGCTGCGGATCAGTTTCGATGGTCGATACCGTTGTCATGTGTCTACTCTAGTAAATCTGTTCTACTAGTTCAAGACCCTCAACCACCCCTGTGAGAAAGTCCCCGACACACATGACGAAACCCCCGGGTGGAGCCGGGGGTTTCGAGTAGCAGGAGCGGGGCTTGAACCCGCGACCTCACGATTATGAGTCGTGCGCTCTCACCAACTGAGCTACCCTGCCGCAAGGCATACTGTGAAGAATGCGTGCGAGCCCCGAGTCAGGATTGAACTGACGACCCCTTCCTTACCATGGAAGTGCTCTGCCACTGAGCTATCGGGGCGCTTGCCACCCTTGCGGGCAACCAGACGAGAATACCAAAGAATCGGCCCTCATCCGAATCGGCGTCACTTGCGTCCGGCGTGCTCCAGCATCCACGGAAGCGGGTCGATTTTGGCACCGTTGACGATGAGCTCGAAGTGCAGATGGGCTCCGAACGAATGCCCTGTGTCGCCGGTGAGGCCCACGATGTCGCCGACCTTCACGACGTC is part of the Microbacterium pseudoresistens genome and harbors:
- a CDS encoding aminotransferase class I/II-fold pyridoxal phosphate-dependent enzyme, whose amino-acid sequence is MTERAPLSRKLSAIAESATLKVDAKAKALKAEGKPVISYAAGEPDFATPSFIVDAAAEALADPANYRYTPAAGLPVLREAVAAKILRDSGLEVSPSQVIVTNGGKQGVYQAFQTVVNPGDEVLLPAPYWTTYPEAIRLADGVPVEVFAGADQDYKVTVEQLEAARTERTTVLVFVSPSNPTGAVYTAEETRAIGEWAVEHGIWIISDEIYQNLTYEGATATSIVEAVPEAANQTLLVNGVAKTYAMTGWRVGWMVGPADAITLAGNLQSHLSSNVNNIAQRAAAAALNGPQTEAEQFREAFDRRRRLIVSELSKIDGLVVPNPHGAFYAYPDVRGLLNREWRGVTPTTSLELADLILDEAEVAVVPGEAFGPSGYLRLSYALGDDALLEGVRRLQQLFS
- a CDS encoding UDP-N-acetylmuramate dehydrogenase, which produces MSEIPPIRLAELTTLQTGAAPERMVDAATGDELVAALREVWAAGEDWFVLGGGSNLFAGDLTFEGTVIRIRTSGIERLPSPHPGRVRVRVQAGHDWDALVAYTVAEGLAGIEAMSGIPGTVGAAPVQNVGAYGQEIQETLVEVELVDESTGEVTTVPAAELGLGFRTSVLKHHYGSVPQRRAVILSVTLDLAEVGEQGRIVRGEQLRRALELDHDGPVPLDWVRERILATRAAKGMVLDAADPDTRSAGSFFQNAIVSESVARALPAQCPRWPVAPDLDAVTVIPLEVYDGQVPPPRQESSDVKVSAAWLIENAGIRRGFTLPQSRAGVSTKHALALTNRGGATAGEIAELARFIQSRVHAEFGLLLQPEPVLVGVDL
- a CDS encoding MaoC/PaaZ C-terminal domain-containing protein, whose protein sequence is MSAYEKGAVVAERTVHVTRESLVRYAGASGDFNPIHYRDDVAASVGLPGVLAHGMLTMGIGASVITAALPATARVLDYGVRFARPVVVDPVDGAELAITATVGAVDDEAVRFDLTVKHGETTVLVKAQLRVAADSI
- a CDS encoding FAS1-like dehydratase domain-containing protein, which encodes MPVNPDLVDRVFAPTSPYLVGREKVREFARAVFADAAQHHDVAAAQALGFADVVAPPTFAMVIQDLTLQQLLGDPDAGIVLSRTIHAEQGFDYTRPIVAGDELTATLRVTGIRAMGAASRVTSEAAIVDASGAPVVTATSVLLIGEDDA
- a CDS encoding sulfite exporter TauE/SafE family protein encodes the protein MRGPRATFSFVGIGLAAGLLSGLFGVGGGTVIVPLLVLLLNFDQRLAAGTSLAAIVPTASVGVISYALSGSVAWIPALILAAGSVVGAQIGTRLLPRVSQTALRWFFVAFLVVVIVGLFLVIPSRDSELHLTWVTGPMLVVLGLCTGVLAGLIGVGGGVVVVPALVLLFGTSDLVAKGTSLLMMIPTAVSGTIGNLRHRNVDLVAAAIIGLSACTTTALGAWLAGFVDPFVGNMLFAAYLVVIGVQMAFKAIRGRR
- a CDS encoding MIP/aquaporin family protein, which translates into the protein MTGTVRKAVAEALATFLFVLSIIGAVNSGSPLTPLAIGLALAVLVFATGHISGAHLNPAVSVGVFLRGGLSVADLIAYIVAQFVGGALAALVSFAFWPAATEATKIEVGPAFLAEALFTLALVWVVLNTATSKDTAGNSFYGLAIGGTVFVGAVAVGSISGGGFNPAVALGLSISGQFDWSALWLYIVAPVVGAIVAAIAFRALNADDAKKIASA
- a CDS encoding sulfurtransferase produces the protein MTENTIVDARRSLLIGADDPIPAGARFVEARFTAPERIWTTTVEGALRASLDNGVLAGPRSREHGVFPLPDSARLAATLADAEIEIDTPVVVYAATPEDAKAAARAWFVLRDAGVHDVRLLDGGADAWRVRQSAESARGENVATSESADTVGIAPVPRAIDATDTAEIGHTGVLLDARPASAHAKGHIPGAVSAPGEELFVDGRLRAASELEDWAGELGVSRDTPVGAYCGGGVAAAGTVFALATIGIEAPLYVGSWSQYSADPDNPVEA
- a CDS encoding tellurite resistance/C4-dicarboxylate transporter family protein, which produces MAIASTTPEAVPGTLAGRVDAAIAGLTPGYFALVMATGIVSIAMRTNGWVALSIALAVIASVAYLVLIVLNVIRILRHRHRIADDLADPARAFGFFTFVAATCVLGSRISQDSDLHGVAVALLAVAAIAWLVFGYTVPWTAVLGERRVQPITTANGTWFIWSVASQSIAVLAATLEAVEDFAPWRFALALLAVFSWSVGTFLYCAVGVFVGVRMLTVPFRPEDLTPPYWVAMGATAITVVAGARIVEMADAPMADATRGLIAGAAVFFWAFGTWLIPPLVMAGWWRHVRHRIPFRYEATLWSIVFPLGMYGVGSQFLGEVDRLPIVHAIGYVESWVALAVWTATFIAMLVNLWRTVLRAPRRTPAEASAANAS
- a CDS encoding HNH endonuclease signature motif containing protein; translated protein: MTTVSTIETDPQLVLLDRWVEVRRQIARLEGEAADLLAARGDLFEADVRQFPLHRDALRRSMIAEYSAEARMARGSVDIAFAESESLRTVFPAVRAALHEGRISLAHAREVLREGEVVRDAVREGVAAAESVGLYEAAALAVAEQESPSRTRARARQIATALVPDAVHERHAEAAAERTVTVRSLDDGLALLTAVLPEYAAIAIRDRLSEMARQIAHTDSADDPGPGPDAFLEAGEPIEEAGEPIEDVVAPRTLDQIRADLLTDLLLAAVPSAALGNGLGSIQGRVQVTVAATTLAGLDDRMAELDGHGPLHPDIARAIAGMDTGWTRLFIDQQGTITHTDTYSPNAAMKRHLRARDQHCRFPGCRMPAARCEIDHNHDHAKGGPTSLDNLSHFCHGHHVLKHPDIPPPARWTAGRLPDGSIRWISPHGRAYADPAPRRVMFV